One stretch of Thermoproteota archaeon DNA includes these proteins:
- the pdxT gene encoding pyridoxal 5'-phosphate synthase glutaminase subunit PdxT: MSGLNIGVFGIQGDVAENINSTKQALDELGETGNVTLVKTPDEIENLDGLIIPGGESTMMGQLSLVNGSLKKIKEKIESGMPVFGICAGLILLSKNAKDRVIGKTDQPLLDILDVHVERNSFGRQRESFEAEIDMPEIGISDFNGVFIRAPSISDVGSNVEILSKYNEKIIAVKQGNIVGTAFHPELTVDGSMHKYFVNLIKQSKLN; encoded by the coding sequence ATGAGTGGATTAAACATAGGGGTATTTGGAATTCAAGGAGATGTAGCTGAGAACATTAATTCTACTAAACAAGCATTAGATGAATTAGGCGAAACTGGAAATGTCACTCTTGTAAAAACTCCCGATGAAATCGAAAATCTAGATGGATTGATAATTCCCGGTGGAGAAAGCACAATGATGGGACAGCTTTCTTTAGTTAATGGTTCATTAAAAAAAATCAAAGAAAAAATTGAGTCAGGAATGCCTGTATTTGGAATATGTGCTGGATTAATTCTGCTATCAAAAAATGCAAAGGATAGAGTAATTGGCAAAACTGATCAGCCATTACTAGACATACTTGATGTACATGTCGAACGAAACTCATTTGGGAGACAAAGAGAATCATTTGAAGCAGAAATTGACATGCCTGAAATCGGAATTTCTGATTTTAACGGTGTGTTTATCAGGGCACCCTCAATATCTGACGTTGGAAGCAATGTTGAGATTCTTTCAAAATACAATGAAAAAATTATTGCAGTAAAACAAGGTAATATCGTAGGAACTGCATTTCATCCAGAGCTAACCGTTGATGGCTCAATGCACAAATATTTTGTGAATCTAATAAAACAGTCAAAACTAAATTAA
- a CDS encoding pyridoxal 5'-phosphate synthase lyase subunit PdxS, with protein sequence MIPLSGDLRNAKGIVTENIDATSITRGTSTLKRGFAHMLKNGVVMDVTTVEQAQIAEEAGAVSVMVLDKLPSDVRKAGGVARTASIRVIQDIMDSVTIPVMAKCRIGHVYEARVLQETDVDMIDESEVLTPADETHHIWKWDFTTPFVNGARSLAEALRRVEEGAAMIRTKGEPGTGNVAEAVTHIKKVNDELRAIKSIYESGDNQDLVRIAREFKVSYDLVEQTAKTGRLPVVNFAAGGIATPADAAYLMSLGCDGIFVGSGIFKAEDAKERARAVVLATTFWEEPDKVKEAQKMIDERQSMLGLDVNTLELRMQDRGSSA encoded by the coding sequence ATGATTCCACTTTCAGGTGATCTAAGAAACGCAAAAGGTATTGTAACTGAAAACATTGATGCAACTTCAATCACACGCGGTACTTCAACCCTCAAACGAGGTTTTGCTCATATGCTAAAAAATGGTGTAGTAATGGATGTCACCACGGTAGAGCAAGCTCAAATCGCCGAAGAAGCAGGAGCTGTTTCTGTTATGGTTTTAGATAAACTTCCTTCTGATGTTCGCAAAGCAGGCGGTGTGGCAAGAACTGCAAGCATTAGAGTTATTCAAGATATTATGGATTCTGTTACAATCCCAGTTATGGCAAAATGCAGGATTGGTCATGTCTATGAGGCTAGAGTATTACAAGAGACTGATGTTGACATGATTGATGAATCAGAAGTATTGACACCTGCAGATGAAACCCATCATATCTGGAAATGGGATTTTACTACGCCTTTTGTTAATGGTGCTCGTTCTCTTGCAGAAGCATTACGAAGAGTTGAAGAAGGAGCTGCAATGATTCGAACAAAAGGAGAACCTGGAACAGGAAACGTCGCAGAAGCTGTAACACACATCAAAAAAGTCAATGATGAGTTACGTGCAATTAAATCAATTTACGAATCAGGTGATAATCAAGATCTAGTCAGAATTGCCAGAGAGTTTAAGGTTTCTTATGACCTTGTAGAGCAAACAGCAAAAACTGGTAGACTACCTGTTGTGAATTTTGCAGCAGGCGGTATTGCAACTCCTGCTGATGCTGCATATCTTATGTCATTAGGATGTGATGGAATCTTTGTTGGTTCTGGAATCTTCAAAGCAGAAGATGCAAAGGAACGTGCAAGAGCAGTAGTACTTGCAACAACATTTTGGGAAGAACCAGATAAGGTAAAAGAAGCTCAAAAAATGATTGATGAAAGACAATCAATGTTGGGTCTTGACGTTAACACACTTGAGTTAAGAATGCAGGATCGTGGAAGTTCAGCATGA